A stretch of DNA from Drosophila virilis strain 15010-1051.87 chromosome 5, Dvir_AGI_RSII-ME, whole genome shotgun sequence:
accttaatttatttgtagATAAAGCTTTAAAGCGATTTTTGCTAGGATTTGGAACTATAGATTCGCCAGGACTCTATCCATGGTATGGAAAACCAAGGATACATGCGTCTTCTAGGAATCATGGAGTGAGGAGAGGGCGGCTGAAAGAAAACGCATACATTCATGTTTCAGGAACATTTCCGAGTGAATTTCGCACGGATTTGGAACTGTACGTTCACCAGGACTCTATCAATGATATGGTAAAACCAAGGATATATGGGTCATCTGGGaacctatttttattttttgttcggcCAGGACTGCGACAGATTTGGCTGAAATGCAATTTCGTCGTAGTTCAGACTTTTTGACCGATGCCATCGACTCTGTGAAATACAGATAACGCCATGACAAATTCTTTTTCGTAGTGTTTagtcaaatatgtatatgcaaatatatatcaaacagcaaaaacggATTTTAGAAAATAAACGATCGATAGCATACTATGAAAAATAATGTAATTTTCATTTGGGAAATATCGATATACcatgttgctattgctgtgcCAGCTTATTGGTTATCCATGGCATGTAGTTCGCAACCTTTACACCAACAATTGTAACGCAGTCTCTTATGCCCACATTGATAATTCCAAACTGCACAAAACGTTCTGTTCCGGGATATTCAACCGAACTACTTAATGGAGCGCCAGATATACCGATGCAGAGGACGGGTTTCTTAAGGACACACAAATCGTCGTTCACAACAGGTCTGAAATGAGCAATATTTTCTGTACATTTTTTCCGACCTTCGATAGAAGTATCCACTGCTGTCTCCCGCAAAATAGTCTTTTTAGTATCGTCGTGCTCGTCTGCGCCCCAGCGTTGCCAGAGTTTCCACTTGTTGTTGCAGGGTTGCATTCACTGGCAAGCAGATGGGACTGATGTGATCTGGGAATAAATCAGTTATTTAACTTTGAATAGTAAATATATGTTAACGTATAAACTAACCTTGAAATTTAACCTTTTTGGAGAGCTTTAGTAGAGCTATATCATTTGcgtaattttcattaaatgtaaaatgttcgtGCACAATCACCGTTTCGATACCAAATCTTTCAACTGCCGGCAAGCAATTGTTTCCGTTCGAGTTCTTAGATTTGAAACAATCCTCATCAGTTAATAGATTGTTGTTGCCCAAGGTCACAGATTCTCTgttataataaaaagaagcCTTGAGCTGTTTTCTTCATCTATTATTTGGGAGATCCTTAATAGGCTTACTTACAACTCAACTTTCGAAGCACAATGCGCAACAGTTAACACGAATtctgtatataaaaatgtgattgaaaattgaataGTAAGCTTTCAATTTAAAGTTGTGCCAGTAGTCACTTACGATCCGTTATAAGAGTCCCAATACAATAATATGGACTGATCGTATCGTTATTCTTAATTAGTGCCATCCAGGGTCTCGATCCGGGAATAACTTCAGTTGCATTCCCTATTAAGCGAACATTTTTGCCGATGCCACAATTCTGTTGCTCCAGTATACGCAGTCCATCCGGATTTATCTCTAATTAAGCAATCGATTAGATGTCATACAGATAGATTTATTAACTAACCCGTAGTTGCGCAGATAGCAAACAGTCCGacatgaaataatattaacttAGTAGACCTCATGCTAGAACTGATTAACAGCCACTGCCGCACATTTACAGATTGAGCTGGGCTTTATAGCGTCAGATGTGACAAGTAGGTGTAATTCATTACAATAtattggcatcaaaataacTAGTTTTTGAGTTCAAGTGAATCGCAAGCACGACGACGAGTTGCACATGTAATAATAAACTAGTACTTCAGTTGTCTAGGCTTTACTTTTGCTGGCGCCACCTGGTGGCATACGAGAGAATGTGCTTCATGCTGGGCCTTGGtttgagaaaaacaaaattgttttgcgTTTCTGCTGCGCCACCTAGTGGCAAGTAGTATAACAGTGCATAGCTCAACAGCCTacaaaattgtatttcttaaaatacattataagtaaacaaaataattagaaTAGTATTAAGTAGTAGCTAAGTAGAAACTCGTAGCATAATAATCACATCTCAATCGCCTTGACATATAACATTAATCATAAGATCTCAATGAATCGGCAACATatgttataaacaaaaactaaaataaataaaacgagaaaacaacaaataaataatatatgaatattgaaatttgcacaaaagcaGAGTCcattgctttgtttttttttttcatctgtATTCACCTGGGGGCTGTAACCTTGAAAAGCACGGGAGTTGAAAGCGTTCTGGCAGAGCCAGTTGAAAGAACtcccacacaaaaaaaaagaaagaaaaaaaaaagaaaaacgttaCGTTTCTCGCATTCTGATGCTTGCGAAGCGAGTGCAGTAAAAAAAGATCAACAGGAAACAGGCctaaaattgtttaagcaaTTGTCAAGCCCTTGCCAGCTATGCATATGCAATTTTACTATAAAAATGTCATTTCATTGCGGCACCGAATccattcaattatttattggcAGAGCAATGAAACTTTTGCTGCGAAGCAGGCACTCAGCCAGGAAGGCACAAGACGATGCGCATCTCCCGaaggcagctgcagcggcaaaTGCTAGCACGGATCGTAGAGCCGAGTTGGGAGCTTTTGCTGGTGCAAAGACATCCAAGGAATCTGAACGGGAGGCAGCCAGAGCAGCTGCAAACATTGAATCAACTCACATTTGAATGAAGATAGAGGAAACGAAGCCAATTGACAGACGATTAGTTGTTAACAGGTTGTCGGAAAAATGGGTtagctataagatatattaTACTAGCTTATAAGGCATTTACATACGTGTTTAATAAATCGAAACTagttttttaaaaacattatatactatacatatatatgggcGATATCGCGCACGACTGAGTTCTTGCTATAAAACAGTCGCGATTCGTGGCAATTCCCAAGATATCTGACGATATGCCAGTTATTGCACTAATTGCGGTCGCTGGGGAAAAGCGCAATGTtagtaaacaaataattaaaattatatgcaaaaattgGAATCATAAATGCAAGCCTGCTTATTTCCTATCAAAACTGGTTTTGCTTCCAGAACGCCTTATCAGTATTTAGTTTGAAATATTCTCATTataacaaatacatttatttttatatatatatatatgtatcaatAAACATTATACTAAGGTAATTTGTGTGTTTGATTAAGTACAAAGGAGGTATAACTAAGTTTGCGGCATTACTGCATGACTCGTCTGGGATGTAAATAGTTGGAGCCAGGATCATCGTCCTGCCGATAGATGGCGCTCATAACGATAAGCAGGCTGGCAATCGCAAAGGCGCGCACAACAAACTCGAATGCGCGATAACGATAACTGCGTTTGCAATCGGCCATTGTTCTAATATTTTATACTTTAATTTAGATATATACACGATCTATACAGAGTTAGATATGTAGACAATTGTGTGCACTAATCAAGCGTAGGAATTGAACTAACAATGTTAAGAACTCAACTCAACACTTTTATTGTAAGCGCGGGCTGTgtgcttctgtgtgtgtgtgtgtgtgtgtgcgcgcgcatGTATAAGTGTGTTTTACCCACAGAGCAAGATTACTTACAGAGAATTCGCGGAGAAAACCCGAACGCTCTGAAAGTGATCTCCGCTGGCAATTCCCGCTCTGCAGATCTTTAAACAGTGCCTCAATATGAAATCGTcatgcaaattatttttttggcatacgTGAGGCGAATGAAAAACTTAAGAGTCGAAATTGCGGCGCAAAATATTCTTGGCTTTTGGGCGAACACAATGTTGTCATTCGCCAGATGACGCTGTCATTAGTTGTGATTTGGACTGCTCTTAAACGGGGCAAAGATTCCTTTCCACAAATCTGCAGCAAACAGAAAGAGAACTGAGCGAGCTGTGCGCCACATAGTCTAGCGTCTGGCACTTACCGCAAATAGCGTTGAAAATggggcaaatggcaaaaacgAGAGACTTTGCCAAGCACGCGCTGTGGCAACTGCAACATGTGCAACGCCGGAGCCAGCAACAATTGCTTCAATTGCGGCATTCTCGCAGCTAGTTGGTTATGTCCCTTCGAAGGCGCGCCTCAAACTGAGCCCAAAACTCAAAATGCGCCCAGGTAAGGAAAACCCAACCAGGTAGCTAACAACAATGAATGAAGCAGAAAACTGAGCATATTGAGGTAGGTTCCACCCCGACCTTTCAACTCGCAGCTGCCGATGGCAGATTCTCGCGAAAAACCAAAGATaccaacaaaataacaaacaaaaggaCAACTCGAGAATATTTTTGGATATCAGAGATGACATATAGGGTATGCTTTCTACAATCTCAGCCAAAGAATAATCTTCTAAGTGCATTGAACTTGGCATACGCACATCGCGCTAAATATAGGCTCCACAGAGCCAAGGGCTGTTTAGTTCCGCTGCGACTCCAAATCTGCCACTTCCTATgtagctataaataaaaatacacagCCGTGGCGCCCCATCCTATAGGATCAGACACGCGACGCATCAGCCGGCTGGTgcctatatgtatatttagcAGAGTAGAGTCAGAGAGAGTCGAACTTGGATGCTGGCACTGGGAAGGAGGCCAGTGCAACGTGCAGCGTCATGGAATGCAGAAGCGTGTCCGTTCTACCAACCTATGCACAATCATGGTGCGTTAGTGAATTCCTTTCTTTGGAGTGtaatcttttaattttggtttgttgttttgcagCTCGCACAACAGCGACTCGAAGAAGGCTTCGCTGTGCCAAGCTCTGTTTCCCTATAAGACGTTCAGCGAACCCGACCCGGTCACCATACTCATCACCTTGGCTGTGCTCGTTGGCTCCTTTTGCCTGCTCAGCGGGTTCATACTGCTCTGTGTCGTATCCAAGGCGTGGCAGGATGAAACATCCGAGGCCATACTACTAATGGGTAAGTCGAGCTTATCGTCTGTCGTAGATTTGAACTGAGAATTCCCAATTTCAGGCATTGGCTTTTTCATTACATCTATGTCCTGTGTCACTTGGAAATTGACGAATGCGCAGCGTTTGGCTCAGTTACAGGAAACCATTTCAATATAGGcttacataaatttatatatatgtatatatatccatattaaTATATTCGATATTCACATAAAACCGTCAACTAATTGGCGATTATTTTATCGGCTATCCAgcgcatatagctgccaacaTTTGTGTACACCCCGGGATACCCATCACCACAATTAGTCGAACCGTAGCTTACTATACCGAACTGCACGTACCTTTGCTTCTCGTTATATTCGCTCAAGTATAATAAAGGACCACCAGAATCGCCATTACAGGAGTCCTTGCCAAGGTTACCAGCACACAGCTGGGATTTTCTTATATCCGTATAAAAGGATCTTTGGCAGTCTTCGCGAGGCTTGTTAGGGATTTTGCTCTCCATGGGAATATCAGACAACAATTCATGTTCAGTTTTGCCCCAACCAGTTATATGGAACTCTTCCATTCCTTCCGGTTGTTGTTGGAGTGTTGCATTCACAGGCAAGCAGATGGGCCTAATATGTCCTGTGCCATACAAATCGATTAAGAACTTAAAGaacttgttttaattaaaaaaaaaacatacgtTTAAACTCCACGTCTTTTGATAGCTTTACCAATGCTATGTCGTTGTGCTTAGATTGTTGCGAGTAATCCTCGTGCACAATGATCCCTTCAAACAAAAAATCCTCAACTGGCAGCGCGCATATATTTCTTGATTTCTCCCAAGCGCAGTCTCTTGTAGTGGATATCGCGTGTTCCCCCAAACGAACATATAATCTATGGTATAATTGTTGTAAGAAATGCGCGCATGATAATCAAAATTACTTACAATTCTTGACTATTGAAACAATGCGCAGCGGTTAGTACAAAACCTGtgaatttgattaatttaaagATCATATTGTATGTGTAATAGACAGGTTCTTACGTTTTGTTATTAGGGTACCGGCACAAGTGAACTCATCATGCCCGAGCTTTCTAAACATAAGTAGAGCCATCCAAGGTCTTGACATTAATTTAACTTCGGTTCCGCCGATTGTCTTTAATGTTCCACCAAAGTATCCACAGTCCTGTTCCTTCAATAGTGTCATTCCCGCACTCTCCTCTTCTTCGCAGCAGGCAAAACCCTATGGGATGAAAGAAATTCGTAATTTTCTGCTTTAATAATTTGCAATCGAAATTTATACAAACCTTTTTAGGTATGGGACATTTTGAATTCGATAAGTAGTTTAGTTCAACAGCCGTAAGCGGTTTGTGTCGGATAATTTCTAAAATCTTGGGACAATTTCTAAAAGGCCTACAATATCCAGAAATTCCATCGCGTCTGGTACAACTTTCATCTTGAAAAAAGCATGTAATTCTTAAGAgtgaacatatatgtatgtataaatgtatatatactaacATGAGGTATCGGCTATAGAAGGCATACAAGCTGACGCCACACAAAGGGCGAGAGCAAAGCCACGGATAACTTTCATTGCGAGTGGCTGAAAAAAATTTGACTAACTAAAAATCTTGAACGACTGGCCCTTTTAAAGGTTCAACATATTTTCAACACACTGGCTTATCAAGGAATGAGGTTTTGCATGATTTCTTGGAAATATAACActcaataaatattatatccGAGAACATTTGTTATATCAAGAAATGCACCCCaaagtatattttgtatattatgtTTTGCAGCTCAGTTGGTTATTAATAGAAATGTTTGATAAGAATTTCCTGGTCTTTTGATAAATTTGTATACGTTGAGCTCGTTGTATTAGAAGTTataataaatgatatattataattacaaAACTTCCATgtaaaattgcaaataataatttaaattttaggcGCTTTAGGATCCCAAGTGCATTGGAAGTTGCGATTAATCCAGCTCATTGGCAGCATCTTTGTGCTCAGCGGCAAGcgctaaaaaaatataaagataaaGCTGCGCATTGAGGCAGGTTGCGTCCACAACTTTCTACTCTCAGCTGTCAATAGCAGAATTAGACGACAAACTGCCCGCCCCTGTCAGAGAATATTCATCCACATGACGTCAAGCTTGTGGTCCTCGGTCCTCGGTAAGTGCATTGAACCACATACGTACAGGCGGCTAAATAAAAACCAACCAGATCAAACCCTTGTTCAGTTCCGCTGCGATTCCATATCTTCCTATGCAGCTATAAATATACAACCGTCGCGCGCCATCCGATAGAACCAGACACTGGCTGGTGCCTATTGTATACTAAGAGAGAGACGACTGAGACGAATGCGCAGCGCTTGGCTCAGTTACAAGAAACCATTTCGATATAggcataataaatttatttccatacatatatatatatatattcgatatCCACATCAAGCCGCCAACTAATTGGAGATTATTTTATCGGCTATCCAgcgcatatagctgccaacaTTTGTATACACCCCGGGATACTCATTACCGCAATCAATCGAGCCGTAGCTAACTATACCGAACTGCACGTACCTTTGATTCTCGTTATATTCGCTCAAGTATAATAAAGGACCGCCAGAGTCGCCATTACAGGAGTCTTTGCCAAGGTTACCAGCACATAATTGGGATTTCCTCACTTCTGATACAAAGAATTTTTGGCAAACGTCGCGTTGCTTTTTTAGGATAGCGGTTTCCTTAGGATCATCAGAAACGAGTTCCTTTTCGGTTTTGCCCCAACCAGTTACATGGAACTCTTCCATTTCTTCCGGTTGTTGTTGGAGTGTTGCATTCACAGGCAAGCAGATGGGCCTAATATGTCCTGtggcataaatataatattaatcgATTAAGAACTTGAATAActtgtttaataaaaacataCGTTTGAACTCCACGTCTCTTGATAGCTTTACCAATGCAATGTCATTGTGTTTAGATTGTTGCGAGTAATCCTCGTGCACAATGATCTTTTCAAACGATATATCCTCAACTGGCGGCGCGCATATAAGTCTTGATTTCACCCAAGCGCAGTCTGTTGTATTGGATATTTTGTGTTCCCCCAAACGCACAAACATTCTAtggtataatatttataagaaatattCGCATGATAATCAGGAAATAATTACAATTCTTGCCGATTGAAACAATGCGCGGCGGTTAGTACAAAGCCTGAGAATTAGAATGAATTGGATTGTTTTAAAgatcatattatttattataatagacAGGTTCTCACGATTTGTTATTAGGGTGCCAGCACAATTAAATTCCTCAGTCCcgttatatataaacataagtAGAGCCATCCAAGGTCTTGACATTAATTTAACTTCGGTTCCGCCGATTGTCTTTAATGTTCCACCAAAGTATCCACAGTCCTGTTCCTTTAATAGTGCCATGCCCGCACTCTCCTCTTCTTCGCAGCAGACATACTATTGGATAGAAGAAACTCGCATTTTTGAGCTTTAAAAAATTCGCAATCGATATCTATACAAACCCTTCTATTTATAGGACATTTTGAATTCCTTAAGTAGTTTGATTCAACGATCGTATGTGGCTTGCGCCGGATCATTTCAAAAATCTTAGGACAATTTCTTAAGGGCTTACAATGTCCAGAAAGTCCATCTTGTCTGGTACAACTTTCATCTTGAGAAAACAATGTTATAGTCATATTTAAgaatgaacatatatatactaacaCGTCTCAACGGCTATAGAAGGCAGAAAAGCTGACGCAACACAAAGGGCGAAAGCGAAGGCACGGATACTGTTCATTGCGAACGGGTAAACAAAATAGCACTGACTAACAGTCCCTATCGACTGGGTCTTATAAGGCACTGGCTTATCAATAATTTCTACTGTACATTTTAAAAGTTACTGTATTATTATTGTGCATCATATCAATGAAGTCAATAATGGCTTGGTATAGGAAATAATGATGACAAATGGGATAGTTCAGTTCTGTTCAGTTGGCCTGCACTGTACAgtatatttgtgttttgcaACAACTGActttatataaaagaaatgtttGATACGAAATTTCTGGAATTGATTAACATTTGCATCCGGGGAGCTCGCCATATAACCACTGCTTAGAATTTCAGGCTGCCCGTGGTCTTGTAGAAGTCATCGACCTCCTTGGACGAattaagcacacacatatggaCCTCATTGCACTGAGTCGTGCCAAAGTCATAGTCTCCAAAACGTTTAAGGATCTCACGTGCGTCGAAAGAGTCGCGATCATTCTTGTTTAGTTTCTCACTACGATAACGACAGTTCAGTACCGTCATGTGAAGCTTAATGCTGtcgcgtttgttgttgtcggtggCACAGAGGCCGGTGGTTTGGAAATGCTTCAGGCATTTGTCAGCAAACTGCTGCAGCTCTGGTGCCTCCACAGTACCGTATAGCACTTTGGTCGAGCTGGGATCATCGTTCATAATTTCCAGCCCTTTTACTTTTATCTCAAAGGGCGTTTTTAAATCGACCAGCCATTGCCGGCAGGTTTGCAGCATATTAACGGCTTCTTTGCGTTCAGCGTCATCCAGGAGCACATAGACGCCCAAGGTGATATGGATGCAGCGCTCTGATATGAATAGCTTCTGGTCGATGCCTGGCAGCTGTGCATCTAAAATGCTTTGCTGTGGTACAGGGTTAAGGGATTTCACATATGATTAAACCTACGTTTACCTTTAGCTCGATGAAACGATTCTGCACTTCGCCCTTGTTTAATGGAACAGCCAGAAAATGAGTTGCCTTCATGCGCTTGCGCAGCGAATCAATGAGTAGCCGTATTTTGCGAAGAGCAGCACACACATTGCTGCGTTCGCTAGACTGGATAAGTAAATCACTAGACGCCTCATTGTGGCGAGGCACGTAAATCTCCGTCTGAGTTTCAGATTCAATGCGACGCTTCGTGGAGCCCTTGAAGCCAATCAGGCCACCATAGAAGGATCTGCAGGTCCACATAGTTTATTTGAATCACATTAAGCTCAACTACTATTTCGGCACTTACTTGGGCACATGCAGCGCCAGTTTGTAGCTGCCATTGGGCAGCTCCTCAATATTACATTCGGCGCTATCCTCCTCGTAGTCGTCATCGGCGTATAGAtctaaaaatgcatttcacaATATGCTGACAAACAGGAAAAACTTATGCTTTTATATTTACCGGGTTCTTCGTAGCCTTTGATAGCTTTCTCATTGGCCGAGTTCCACTTGCTGCCACCAAAATCGTCGTGAACAATGTTAACGCGATAGTTTCGATTGTGGCTCATTTGTTGAGTCGGAGGTGCTAAGACATTTCGGCTCATTTTtgcaacaaaatatgttaaaaattgTCGATTGTCTTATTTGCAAAActcaaatattgaaattgttttgaatTGCTTATGTCAGTGATGAGCTTTCATTCGATAACTTTAGTAATATCGTCGTAATTGTGTCGATAACAGTTTGCTTCAATtggatttaaataaatttaaattaagtggAAACTGTAATAAATGTTAgtgtattaatatataaaaaattaatgttcaATTGCAACAAGCCGTCTTTTTATAACACTAAGCAAAGCAAAATCATCAGATAATCTGggaaaatacataaattgaacttttttgttttatgtcaGTGATGAGCTTCCTTTCGATAACTTTAGTGCTGTCGTGTCGTTTGTGTCATTTTCAGTTTGCCTAATTCTAAATGCATTTAAGTTAAGAGGGAACTGTAATAAATGTTAAagcattaatatataaaaattaatccACCTGCAACTATTTTTTgtgtacaaaaataaaaaatttatgtCCAATTCCAACAAGCCGTCTTTTTATAACGGATATTAGTGAGCAAAATCATCGCAGCACTCACGAGCTTCTTTGAACGCTACTAGTTCCAGTTCCGGAACGTATTTAGTTCACACGTGCTAGAATCGCTTTCAATGTTATTGGTAACTGTTGCAATATTTGTTAACAGAAACCTGCCATCATGTCTGCGGCAACAGCCAATAGTCGAAATACCAAAACTGCGGAGCCGCACAAATCATGGAAAAAGATCAACGAGGAGCGAAAAGCATTGAAACGTCAGCGAAAACAGGACAAAGCGCTCAAGGACCTACAGAGAGTTCAAGAAGCAGAAGCTGCTACCAAGGAGGCCACAGATGCAACAAAAGCAGCTAAGGCTAAGCCACATCCATCCACAGTGAGCATAGCAGTGCCGGGCTCCATACTGGAAAATGCACAATCCGCCGAGCTGCGCGCCTATGTTGCTGGCCAAATAGCGCGCGCTGCCTGCATATTCCGTGTCAACGAGGTGATTGTCTTTGACGATGTGGGCGTGGCGACGGCGCGTGAAACAAAACGTAGCTATGAGCAGGATGCGGAGGGAAATGGCACAGCCACAGTGCGCAGCAGCTCGTTACAGTTGGCGCGCATCCTACAATATCTTGAGTGTCCACAATATCTGCGCAAATACTTCTTTCCGCTGCACAAAGACTTGAAGTACTCGGGCCTGCTTAATCCGCTGGACACGCCGCATCATCTGCGCCAGCAAAGCAAGTTTCAATATCGCGAGGGCGTCGTCTGCGACAAACAAGCCAAGGATGGTCACAGCTATGCAAATGTGGGCCTGCTGAACGATGTGCTCATCGACAAGGCCCTAGATCCAGGTGTGCGGGTCACAGTCAAAATGGATCCACCAAACGGTAGGTGTCCTAATTTTCAACAAAACTGATTGTGATTTAAATGAATGACTGCTTTCCATTTAGAGACCAGTCGGAAACAACGCGGAACATTGGTCAGTCCGGACGAGCCGCGTCGGGAGACGGGCGTCTATTGGGGCTATCAGGTGCGGATTGCACATTCGCTCTCCGAAATCTTTACGAAATCGCCCTATGCCGGCGGCTATGATGTGACTATCGGGACTTCTGATCGCGGCGCCAGCGTGCATGATGTGCCCAGCAAATCCATTGAGTACAATCACATTCTCATTGTATTTGGCGGCCTGCAGGGTCTCGAAGAGGCGCTGGCCAACGACGAGAAGCTGACAGTGGACGAGCCCGAGCTGCTCTTTGATCACTATGTGAATGTGCTGCCCAAACAGGGCTCACGCACCATACGCAC
This window harbors:
- the LOC6627001 gene encoding serine protease grass: MNSIRAFAFALCVASAFLPSIAVETYESCTRQDGLSGHCKPLRNCPKIFEMIRRKPHTIVESNYLRNSKCPINRRYVCCEEEESAGMALLKEQDCGYFGGTLKTIGGTEVKLMSRPWMALLMFIYNGTEEFNCAGTLITNRFVLTAAHCFNRQELMFVRLGEHKISNTTDCAWVKSRLICAPPVEDISFEKIIVHEDYSQQSKHNDIALVKLSRDVEFKRHIRPICLPVNATLQQQPEEMEEFHVTGWGKTEKELVSDDPKETAILKKQRDVCQKFFVSEVRKSQLCAGNLGKDSCNGDSGGPLLYLSEYNENQRYVQFGIVSYGSIDCGNEYPGVYTNVGSYMRWIADKIISN
- the LOC6625192 gene encoding uncharacterized protein isoform X2, with translation MCNAGASNNCFNCGILAASWLCPFEGAPQTEPKTQNAPSSHNSDSKKASLCQALFPYKTFSEPDPVTILITLAVLVGSFCLLSGFILLCVVSKAWQDETSEAILLMAFGSVTGNHFNIGLHKFIYMYIYPY
- the LOC6625192 gene encoding uncharacterized protein isoform X3, which gives rise to MECRSVSVLPTYAQSCSHNSDSKKASLCQALFPYKTFSEPDPVTILITLAVLVGSFCLLSGFILLCVVSKAWQDETSEAILLMGIGFFITSMSCVTWKLTNAQRLAQLQETISI
- the LOC6627002 gene encoding serine protease grass, which encodes MKVIRGFALALCVASACMPSIADTSYESCTRRDGISGYCRPFRNCPKILEIIRHKPLTAVELNYLSNSKCPIPKKGFACCEEEESAGMTLLKEQDCGYFGGTLKTIGGTEVKLMSRPWMALLMFRKLGHDEFTCAGTLITKRFVLTAAHCFNSQELLYVRLGEHAISTTRDCAWEKSRNICALPVEDFLFEGIIVHEDYSQQSKHNDIALVKLSKDVEFKRHIRPICLPVNATLQQQPEGMEEFHITGWGKTEHELLSDIPMESKIPNKPREDCQRSFYTDIRKSQLCAGNLGKDSCNGDSGGPLLYLSEYNEKQRYVQFGIVSYGSTNCGDGYPGVYTNVGSYMRWIADKIIAN
- the LOC6626999 gene encoding putative methyltransferase C9orf114, whose amino-acid sequence is MSAATANSRNTKTAEPHKSWKKINEERKALKRQRKQDKALKDLQRVQEAEAATKEATDATKAAKAKPHPSTVSIAVPGSILENAQSAELRAYVAGQIARAACIFRVNEVIVFDDVGVATARETKRSYEQDAEGNGTATVRSSSLQLARILQYLECPQYLRKYFFPLHKDLKYSGLLNPLDTPHHLRQQSKFQYREGVVCDKQAKDGHSYANVGLLNDVLIDKALDPGVRVTVKMDPPNETSRKQRGTLVSPDEPRRETGVYWGYQVRIAHSLSEIFTKSPYAGGYDVTIGTSDRGASVHDVPSKSIEYNHILIVFGGLQGLEEALANDEKLTVDEPELLFDHYVNVLPKQGSRTIRTEEALLIALAALQEKLQPQHADVESDLSELLPRSEQTGFPMARDVLVSKKKKRKHDETPAAAHDTPMQPLSASADKPSLALMHPNPFNDRAAEAAAIETDFEVVPATVPAAVVAPSAASDEDLSRFD
- the LOC6625192 gene encoding uncharacterized protein isoform X1 gives rise to the protein MCNAGASNNCFNCGILAASWLCPFEGAPQTEPKTQNAPSSHNSDSKKASLCQALFPYKTFSEPDPVTILITLAVLVGSFCLLSGFILLCVVSKAWQDETSEAILLMGIGFFITSMSCVTWKLTNAQRLAQLQETISI
- the LOC6625193 gene encoding serine protease grass codes for the protein MRSTKLILFHVGLFAICATTEINPDGLRILEQQNCGIGKNVRLIGNATEVIPGSRPWMALIKNNDTISPYYCIGTLITDQFVLTVAHCASKVELESVTLGNNNLLTDEDCFKSKNSNGNNCLPAVERFGIETVIVHEHFTFNENYANDIALLKLSKKVKFQDHISPICLPVNATLQQQVETLATLGRRRARRY
- the LOC6627000 gene encoding activating signal cointegrator 1 complex subunit 1; the encoded protein is MSRNVLAPPTQQMSHNRNYRVNIVHDDFGGSKWNSANEKAIKGYEEPDLYADDDYEEDSAECNIEELPNGSYKLALHVPKSFYGGLIGFKGSTKRRIESETQTEIYVPRHNEASSDLLIQSSERSNVCAALRKIRLLIDSLRKRMKATHFLAVPLNKGEVQNRFIELKQSILDAQLPGIDQKLFISERCIHITLGVYVLLDDAERKEAVNMLQTCRQWLVDLKTPFEIKVKGLEIMNDDPSSTKVLYGTVEAPELQQFADKCLKHFQTTGLCATDNNKRDSIKLHMTVLNCRYRSEKLNKNDRDSFDAREILKRFGDYDFGTTQCNEVHMCVLNSSKEVDDFYKTTGSLKF